A genomic stretch from Pochonia chlamydosporia 170 chromosome 4, whole genome shotgun sequence includes:
- a CDS encoding glycosyltransferase family 2, translating into MGLTSYFKAGNKSETTPQSDGSTSRPNRSQQPSAMSEKPPSSFQSGGNDMELQPPTPRFHSRPQSSSGRSTPSTAGSSMFMDDIKHEVMVNYLYQQQCSQLWVSDGSGEIEGVLLRKVRGHYMACPPQLGNSPFAMACAAMNVQSAMTVNSRVIKTFLQWSPDAVDVPLMNGLRVQILPTIEDLPRARKHQFAAFVASEGLLIVWDDDPLHLVQRAKAIESELMELVWKAGNTDDEDDEKKMGNVAEAEIDEESGEVKPEKRPIHLQNTVLVSLTLILVTVSLGAAWRELAIEVSVDGSYIRLALVALFPIQIFFTLFFAQVIVGCLAQIFGPIRQLTINSKFYSARPPPRLQTPILPHVTIQCPVYKEGLQGVIIPTVKSIKQAMSTYELQGGSANMFVNDDGLQLISEEDRRARIEFYADNSIGWVARPKHGENGFQRKGKFKKASNMNFALMISCKVEEKLQAINRSPEWSQHDEAQAYEQALKEVLEADGRAWADGNIRVGDYILLIDSDTRVPADCFLDAVSEMEQSPDVGIMQFSSGVMQVVHTYFENGITFFTNLIYSAIRYTVSNGDVAPFVGHNAILRWSAIQQVSYQDEDGYDKFWSESHVSEDFDMSLRLQCNGYIIRLAAWAGEGFKEGVSLTVYDELARWEKYAYGCNELLFHPIRTWLWRGPFTPLFRRFLFSNIRFTSKITVVSYIGTYYAIGAAWIMTTANYFLMGWFNGYLDKYYVDSWKVWFSIIIVFNGLGNVALAVMRYRVGERNILYALFENFKWTIMLAIFLGGLSLHVSQALLAHMFEINMTWGATSKEAEFSNFFIEVPKVLKKFKFSMLFALLAIAGMIILAVAPFVPHDWRITDFVAILPMATVSASHFLLPLALNPALMTFSW; encoded by the exons ATGGGTCTCACCAGCTATTTCAAAGCTGGCAACAAGTCAGAAACTACCCCTCAGTCAGATGGTTCAACCTCGAGACCAAATCGAAGTCAGCAACCTTCAGCAATGTCAGAGAAGCCACCCTCGTCCTTCCAAAGCGGTGGTAACGACATGGAGCTTCAACCACCGACTCCTCGTTTCCATTCAAGACCTCAGTCTAGCTCTGGACGGTCTACACCATCGACAGCAGGAAGTTCCATGTTTATGGATGACATTAAGCATGAGGTCATGGTGAACTACTTGTATCAGCAACAGTGCTCCCAGCTTTGGGTCAGCGATGGCTCGGGTGAAATTGAAGGCGTCCTTCTCAGAAAAGTGCGCGGCCACTATATGGCCTGTCCTCCTCAACTTGGCAACTCGCCGTTCGCCATGGCTTGCGCAGCTATGAACGTTCAGTCGGCTATGACTGTGAATTCCCGAGTCATCAAGACCTTTCTGCAGTGGTCGCCAGATGCCGTCGATGTTCCCCTGATGAATGGTCTGCGAGTCCAGATCCTGCCGACCATTGAGGATCTTCCTCGGGCGCGAAAACACCAGTTTGCGGCTTTCGTTGCTTCCGAAGGGCTTTTGATTGTCTGGGATGACGACCCTCTGCATCTAGTTCAGCGTGCCAAGGCCATCGAATCAGAGCTCATGGAGCTCGTGTGGAAGGCCGGTAACActgacgacgaagacgacgagaagaAAATGGGCAATGTCGCCGAGGCTGAGATTGACGAAGAGAGCGGTGAGGTGAAGCCCGAGAAGCGACCAATTCACCTTCAAAACACTGTCTTGGTATCTCTTACTCTCATTCTGGTGACCGTTTCTCTCGGGGCTGCCTGGCgtgagctggccattgaagtTTCTGTCGACGGCAGCTATATTCGTTTAGCGCTCGTAGCCTTGTTTCCCATCCAAATCTTCTTCACGCTCTTCTTTGCTCAGGTCATTGTCGGCTGCCTGGCTCAAATTTTTGGTCCCATTCGTCAACTTACAATCAACTCCAAGTTTTACTCTGCGAGACCTCCTCCACGCCTGCAAACGCCAATTCTGCCCCATGTCACCATTCAGTGTCCCGTGTACAAGGAAGGTCTCCAAGGCGTCATTATTCCAAccgtcaagtccatcaaGCAGGCCATGTCGACTTACGAGCTCCAAGGCGGATCAGCCAACATGTTTGTCAACGATGATGGTCTGCAGCTAATCTCAGAGGAGGATCGTCGCGCCCGTATCGAATTCTATGCAGATAACAGCATCGGCTGGGTTGCTCGTCCCAAGCACGGTGAGAATGGCTTCCAACGTAAGGGCAAGTTCAAGAAGGCGTCCAACATGAACTTCGCCCTCATGATCTCCTGCAAGGTCGAGGAAAAGCTACAAGCCATCAACCGTTCGCCTGAGTGGAGCCAGCATGATGAGGCGCAAGCTTATGAGCAAGCTCTCAAGGAAGTCCTCGAGGCAGATGGTCGCGCCTGGGCGGATGGCAACATTCGTGTCGGCGATTATATTCTTCTCATTGACTCGGATACCCGGGTTCCAGCTGACTGTTTCCTTGATGCTGTTTCTGAAATGGAGCAATCACCCGACGTCGGCATCATGCAATTCTCTTCTGGTGTCATGCAAGTCGTACATACCTACTTTGAGAACGGTATCACGTTTTTCACCAACCTCATTTACTCGGCCATTCGATACACCGTGTCCAACGGTGATGTCGCCCCTTTTGTCGGTCACAATGCCATTCTTCGGTGGTCTGCCATCCAACAAGTCTCTTATCAGGATGAAGACGGCTATGACAAGTTCTGGTCCGAGAGCCATGTGTCGGAGGACTTCGACATGTCGCTCCGTTTGCAGTGCAATGGCTATATTATTCGTCTTGCTGCTTGGGCGGGTGAAGGATTCAAGGAAGGTGTTTCTCTGACTGTATATGACGAGCTTGCTCGATGGGAGAAGTACGCCTATGGCTGCAACGAGCTGCTTTTCCATCCCATCCGCACCTGGCTCTGGCGCGGTCCATTCACGCCTCTGTTCCgccgcttcctcttctccaacattCGCTTCACCTCCAAGATCACGGTCGTTTCATACATTGGAACGTATTATGCCATCGGCGCGGCCTGGATCATGACCACTGCCAACTACTTCCTGATGGGCTGGTTCAATGGGTACCTCGACAAGTACTATGTTGACTCCTGGAAGGTGTGGTTTTCCATCATCATTGTCTTCAACGGTCTTGGTAACGTCGCCCTCGCCGTGATGCGATACCGAGTCGGTGAGCGCAACATTCTGTACGCACTCTTTGAGAATTTTAAGTGGACAATCATGCTGGCAATCTTTTTGGGTGGTCTGTCGCTGCACGTCAGTCAGGCTCTTTTGGCTCACATGTTTGAGATTAACATGACGTGGGGTGCCACGAGCAAGGAAGCCGAGTTTTCCAACTTTTTCATCGAGGTCCCCAAAGTTTTGAAAAAG TTCAAATTCTCCATGCTCTTTGCActcctcgccatcgccggCATGATTATTCTGGCTGTCGCCCCCTTTGTTCCCCACGACTGGCGCATCACCGACTTTGTGGCTATCTTACCCATGGCCACCGTTTCCGCCAGTCACTTTCTCCTCCCGCTGGCTCTGAACCCTGCCCTCATGACATTCTCATGGTAA